In one window of Episyrphus balteatus chromosome 3, idEpiBalt1.1, whole genome shotgun sequence DNA:
- the LOC129913766 gene encoding uncharacterized protein LOC129913766, whose protein sequence is MSNQCRSCGRDLNNNYIPYANAYATASNSSGDRESSISSAATSYNTRSAASSIGPMGKLSQMANAASQSASAMSSTSVVTQTQLTAKVMFGTVGAIKELREKEKSRQTTARASDRRN, encoded by the coding sequence ATGTCAAATCAGTGCAGAAGTTGCGGTCGTGACCTTAACAACAATTATATCCCATATGCAAATGCATACGCAACAGCGAGCAATTCGAGCGGTGATCGCGAGTCGTCAATATCATCGGCAGCTACGTCATACAATACCAGGTCAGCTGCGTCCAGTATAGGTCCAATGGGGAAATTGTCACAAATGGCCAATGCCGCGTCACAGTCAGCGTCGGCGATGTCATCGACTTCTGTTGTAACCCAAACTCAGCTGACTGCAAAGGTGATGTTTGGCACAGTGGGGGCCATAAAGGAGCTCCGAGAAAAAGAGAAATCTCGTCAGACTACGGCACGTGCCAGCGATCGTAGAAAttga
- the LOC129913692 gene encoding uncharacterized protein LOC129913692 — MDYEELDLSYGKSRKLKWQNEKSKKPSLVDMALDVAAKEGINAMADLYQNIEPQIVKNGQILEDNHPAALLSKFSAPVEGNERSAMAAYATLSATKAFRRNNKESAVLGRQAQSQKVSFRRTPLEGLCPPRDPPTCMPASQRYRTHDGTCNNRRRLRWGSAQMPFNRFLPPEYGDGVDSIRGSVEGGSLSSARFVSLLVHGAREGEAPLTLMIVQWGQLLDHDMTSTAQPRSINGSVPSCCGSKDFHPLCFPIKVPLDDPWLAPLKVRCLEFLRSAPAQRRDCVLSWREQTNQVTSYIDASPIYSSNAKTSDNARIFRNGLLIYGRGDPADDVCMRGAIAHQCIRSGDGRSGEQPGLLALHHVWVGEHNRIAMELSILNPHWSDEKVYQETRRIIGALFQHITFREFLPIVLGREVCKLFDLELVKSGYYTGYDANINPSVSNAFAAAAFRFGHSLVQNTYMRCDRNHNFINNNVTLHEEFQQGDIGTAGSLHRLLRGLAAQKALKRDEFITPELTNHLFQTPGFPFGLDLAAINIQRGRDHGVAPYTAWRQPCGLSAINSWDDLSNIVGPESAKRISHAYRNVHDIDLFVGGIAERPVIGGLVGPTFACIIAQQFSNARKGDRFWYENSGFESSFTPAQLNSLRHVSLSSVLCRAINGGTLQPYVFLPNDAKGNQRIKCGKDSLEPIDLRPWLEQDPFLMMNNDKMDQNPSLHDDSPISTSLTNKEEKGINNRIENVTMVANVDFIPNSSIGFHRVANMTKIHDKLDMAQKLLVTRPSTKPIRGVNNKLDKHRLSIKSNPKPTLAPLSKRISTTRRTVVIHNVQIELRSASGVNKDQKPKKKKHDESQSSLASTAQNTILKVAGVVKSQISAAMGFLSNNDDDDTSTKHLSRKLNDRSQDVTRLTNATSLTNTKQTANLPSKGPLTDELSSNVSHQNDITPQKSKDETSDFQTAQTELIRNLTKDYNKIDNTDIDSKLETARNSQNIDIPRNTIDITLSSNNITNFYQPTDTKITDISTESDNSAETSNNTHTKIVPAKLTNLLRNSTKEKTQPKNTVEELTNSKTEISIIVQNTDNANKIMDQTALTRNYKIDITTENDISTKTSNNTILTETLFKNSTKEYNETELTSEELTTSKTETLKLTDSFININDHGNHTNTHNQTNSEITDIIDNMEHLTDIEEISEISLHKPTKHFNEPPTDSTDKLREPHETYKDFQAIINSALQDSLDQHKRVHRKTDHKNVQVKKVELHTNLDFVDKLRTLRLDKTKEFTDSQLTDSEEFYRTADIELNENNLTESINTEQPSATLRNMELRQRQERPIYNRPQKVILDGPESDQYEIEINIRQTNTRPPHKYANYQDYNNPNKHYDPDRHDTNYDYKDQHPNTPSNSFFSPTTRIPYGTRTKPPTIIYINEHDDRTTRGPGIFQNILSFATNGFNSINKQTTSTESPFNPNPNRVVNNGHNSENYLSSHSSRPYQHSKPENYLSAQQPPPQPYPPVQGFPPHGFSQVPPNYNTPPVVPPQGFPPPNIYPPQPLPGGANSFSTVSNIGGVAHASSNAVSTGHFGAIAGSASSNGGDSTFSFNIRPSARPQLNLMTPTGIKPDYELLPQHQRPQFSSTPSYAYPPKPMPSVESFQYPPNKHDPFSSYTRRPPPYFNKLPTNVFDPAYDDIGRSELKIDDSNQKTNQTKDNTEDFDSDDYDYQDDDIDSFGSNIFKNDNVVDDKQQSIENDKIDYLKLAEQAMTNRTKLNETDFDDNFVLPVLRRSDTIIESTLDDELSGTNPTIVEQKSFGHDILAEDYDELLTGRASFLDSQTSFVTGQWNKLKKPAINEQVAFAPIQILTKPERPDNWVIFDTSDEKPLLPVQPDFNTDTLAAAEVPMPFQKRKTSRVSIQTVKPNDIDVSTNEPTNTDLTVTTLTTEQSSEPFATEISDELSTSVELLTKDFEQDMSMTTTDETDFPLLLNSKTEKILETDSLDELGNSTDLTKTFSTDSQTDELTTVTNLT, encoded by the exons ATGGACTATGAAGAACTTGACCTATCATATGGAAaatctagaaaattaaaatggcAAAACGAAAAATCAAAGAAACCATCATTGGTAGATATGGCATTAGATGTTGCAGCCAAAGAAGGAATCAATGCAATGGCAGATTTGTATCAAAATATCGAAccacaaattgttaaaaatg gtcAAATTCTCGAAGATAACCATCCAGCAGCTTTATTGTCAAAGTTCAGTGCCCCAGTTGAGGGCAACGAACGCAGTGCAATGGCAGCCTATGCAACTTTATCAGCAACAAAGGCTTTTCGACGAAA tAACAAGGAGTCAGCGGTATTAGGACGACAAGCCCAATCACAAAAGGTTTCATTTAGACGAACGCCACTTGAAGGCTTATGTCCGCCGAGGGATCCACCAACATGTATGCCGGCTTCACAGCGGTACAGAACTCACGATGGAACTTGCAACAACCGTCGACGTCTGCGTTGGGGATCAGCTCAAATGCCATTCAATCGATTCCTTCCACCCGAATACGGTGATGGAGTGGATTCCATTCGAGGATCAGTTGAAGGAGGATCTCTCTCGTCAGCTAGATTCGTCAGTCTTTTAGTGCATGGAGCTAGAGAGGGAGAAGCTCCTTTAACACTGATGATTGTTCAATGGGGGCAACTTCTTGATCATGATATGACTTCGACAGCTCAGCCAAG atctaTTAACGGTTCTGTGCCAAGTTGTTGTGGATCAAAGGATTTCCATCCATTGTGTTTCCCAATCAAAGTTCCATTAGATGACCCTTGGTTGGCACCACTAAAAGTTCGTTGTTTAGAGTTCCTTCGATCAGCTCCAGCCCAACGAAGGGATTGCGTCTTATCGTGGAGAGAACAAACCAATCAGGTTACATCGTACATTGATGCCTCACCAATATACTCAAGTAACGCCAAGACCTCTGACAATGCTAGAATCTTCCGAAATGGTTTATTGATCTATGGAAGAGGTGATCCTGCCGATGACGTATGCATGCGAGGGGCTATTGCTCATCAATGTATTCGATCAGGAGATGGTCGAAGTGGTGAACAGCCAGGTTTACTGGCGCTTCATCATGTTTGGGTGGGGGAACATAATCGAATTGCCATGGAATTGAGTATTCTAAATCCACATTGGAGTGATGAGAAGGTTTATCAAGAAACTAGACGAATTATTGGAGCACTCTTTCAGCATATAACTTTCCGTGAATTTTTGCCGATTGTTTTAGGACGAGAAGTCTGCAAGCTTTTTGATTTAGAATTGGTTAAATCAGGTTATTATACGGGTTATGATGCAAATATAAATCCTTCGGTTTCGAATGCATTTGCTGCAGCAGCTTTTCGGTTTGGTCATTCGTTGGTTCAGAATACTTATATGAGATGTGATCGGAATcataattttatcaataaca ATGTCACATTGCACGAAGAGTTCCAACAAGGTGATATTGGCACAGCTGGATCACTGCATCGACTGCTTCGTGGACTGGCCGCACAAAAAGCATTGAAACGGGATGAATTTATAACACCAGAGTTGACAAATCATCTTTTTCAAACACCAG gtTTTCCATTTGGGCTTGATCTGGCAGCCATTAATATTCAACGAGGCCGAGATCATGGTGTAGCTCCATATACCGCCTGGCGGCAACCCTGCGGTCTATCAGCGATTAACTCCTGGGATGACTTGTCAAACATAGTTGGACCAGAATCAGCTAAAAGGATCAGTCATGCCTATCGCAATGTTCATGACATTGATCTATTCGTTGGAGGAATTGCTGAACGACCTGTTATTGGAGGTCTTGTTGGGCCGACTTTTGCTTGTATCATTGCTCAGCAATTCAGCAATGCTCGCAAAGGTGATCGTTTTTGGTATGAGAATTCTGGCTTTGAGAGTTCATTTACCCCAGCACAGTTGAATTCTTTGAGACATGTTTCACTTTCATCGGTGCTTTGTCGAGCCATTAATGGCGGGACCCTACAGCCATATGTATTTCTGCCAAACGACGCGAAGGGTAACCAAAGAATAAAATGCGGAAAAGATTCTTTAGAACCGATTGATCTGAGACCTTGGTTAGAACAAGATCCATTTTTAATGATGAACAATGATAAGATGGATCAAAATCCTTCCTTGCATGATGACAGTCCAATATCAACATCATTgacaaacaaagaagaaaaaggCATTAACAATCGAATTGAAAATGTAACAATGGTGGCAAATGTTGATTTCATTCCGAATAGTTCAATTGGATTCCATCGAGTGGCAAATATGACGAAAATTCATGACAAACTTGACATGGCTCAGAAGCTATTAGTGACACGACCTAGTACAAAACCTATACGAGGTGTCAATAACAAACTTGACAAACATAGACTGTCAATTAAAAGTAATCCTAAACCGACATTAGCGCCATTATCTAAACGAATTAGTACGACTCGACGGACAGTTGTAATTCATAATGTTCAAATTGAGCTTAGAAGTGCCTCAGGTGTTAACAAAGACCAAAaacctaaaaagaaaaaacatgacGAATCTCAGAGTTCACTAGCTTCAACGGCTCAAAATactattttaaaagttgcagGTGTTGTCAAATCACAGATTAGTGCTGCAATGGGATTTTTGAGCAATAACGATGACGATGACACTTCGACAAAGCACTTGTCAAGAAAACTGAACGATCGATCGCAAGATGTGACAAGACTGACGAACGCTACAAGTTTGACGAACACTAAGCAGACAGCAAACTTACCATCTAAAGGACCTTTAACTGATGAATTATCCTCTAATGTCTCACATCAGAATGACATTACACCACAAAAATCAAAAGACGAAACTTCAGACTTCCAAACGGCACAAACAGAACTAATAAGAAACTTAACGAAAGATTACAATAAAATTGACAATACTGATATAGACTCAAAACTGGAAACTGCAAGAAACTCACAAAACATTGACATTCCAAGAAATACTATTGACATAACACTTTCGTCAAATAACATCACAAATTTTTACCAGCCAACTGACACTAAAATAACTGACATTTCAACAGAAAGTGACAATTCAGCAGAAACATCAAATAATACACATACAAAAATCGTTCCGGCAAAACTTACAAACTTACTAAGAAACTCAACGAAAGAAAAGACACAACCTAAGAATACTGTTGAAGAACTGACAAATTCGAAAACTGAGATTTCAATAATTGTACAAAACACTGAcaatgcaaacaaaattatgGATCAAACTGCTTTGACTAGGAACTACAAAATTGACATTACAACTGAGAATGACATATCAACAAAAACCTCAAACAATACCATTTTAActgaaacattatttaaaaactcaacgaaagaataCAATGAAACTGAATTAACTAGTGAAGAACTGACAACTTCAAAAACCGAAACATTAAAACTCACTGActcttttataaatataaatgacCACGGAAATCACACAAATACTCACAACCAAACTAACTCGGAAATAACTGACATTATCGATAACATGGAACATTTGACAGATATAGAAGAGATTTCTGAAATTTCATTACATAAACCAACCAAACACTTTAACGAACCTCCGACAGACTCAACTGACAAATTACGAGAACCACATGAAACATACAAAGACTTTCAAGCCATCATTAATTCAGCCCTACAAGACTCATTAGATCAACATAAACGTGTACATCGAAAAACTGACCATAAAAACGTTCAAGTCAAAAAAGTAGAACTCCATACAAATCTTGACTTTGTTGATAAACTACGAACTCTTCGACTTGACAAAACTAAAGAATTTACTGACAGTCAACTGACAGATTCTGAAGAATTCTACCGAACAGCTGATATAGAACTGAACGAAAACAACCTTACAGAATCAATCAATACAGAACAACCATCAGCGACTTTACGTAACATGGAACTTAGGCAACGTCAAGAGAGACCAATATACAACCGGCCACAAAAAGTTATACTTGACGGACCAGAATCTGACCAGTACGAAATAGAAATCAATATACGTCAAACAAATACAAGACCACCACACAAGTATGCAAACTACCAAGACTACAATAATCCTAATAAACATTACGATCCCGACAGACACGATACGAACTACGACTATAAAGATCAACATCCGAATACGCCTAGTAATAGCTTTTTTTCACCGACAACTAGAATTCCCTATGGAACACGAACAAAACCACCGACAATAATTTACATTAACGAACATGACGATCGTACAACTCGAGGGCCAGGAATTTTCCAGAACATTCTTTCGTTCGCAACAAACGGTTTCAATAGTATCAATAAACAAACGACATCTACAGAAAGTCCATTCAATCCTAATCCAAATAGGGTCGTCAATAATGGACACAATTCTGAAAACTATTTAAGCTCTCATTCATCGCGACCATATCAACATTCAAAGCCTGAAAACTATCTTAGTGCTCAACAACCACCGCCACAGCCTTATCCTCCAGTTCAAGGATTTCCACCCCATGGATTTTCACAAGTTCCACCCAATTACAACACACCACCAGTTGTTCCGCCTCAGGGCTTTCCACCACCAAATATTTACCCTCCACAACCACTTCCTGGAGGAGCAAATAGCTTTAGCACAGTTTCAAATATAGGTGGCGTTGCTCACGCTTCAAGTAATGCCGTGAGTACAGGGCATTTCGGAGCTATAGCTGGAAGTGCAAGTAGCAATGGCGGTGATAGCACATTCAGTTTCAATATCAGACCATCTGCAAGGCCACAGCTTAATTTGATGACTCCCACAGGCATAAAGCCAGACTATGAACTTTTACCGCAACATCAGCGACCACAATTTTCTAGCACACCAAGCTATGCTTATCCCCCGAAGCCAATGCCATCTGTGGAGAGTTTTCAATACCCGCCCAACAAACATGACCCATTTTCAAGTTACACTCGAAGACCACCACCATACTTTAACAAATTACCGACTAACGTGTTTGACCCAGCTTATGACGATATCGGACGATCAGAACTGAAAATTGACGATAGTAATCAGAAAACGAACCAGACTAAAGACAACACTGAAGACTTTGACAGTGATGACTATGATTACCAAGACGATGATATTGACAGTTTTGgatcaaacatttttaagaatGACAATGTGGTCGATGATAAACAACAATCTattgaaaatgataaaattgaCTATCTGAAGTTGGCAGAACAAGCTATGACAAATAGAACGAAACTTAACGAAACTGATTTTGATGATAACTTTGTACTACCAGTGCTCAGACGAAGTGACACAATTATTGAATCCACTTTAGATGATGAATTGAGTGGAACGAATCCGACGATAGTAGAGCAAAAAAGTTTTGGACATGACATTTTAGCAGAGGACTATGACGAACTTTTGACAGGAAGGGCTTCATTTTTAGATTCACAGACATCTTTTGTCACCGGTCAATGGAATAAACTGAAAAAGCCAGCAATAAATGAACAAGTTGCGTTTGCTCCAATTCAAATATTGACAAAACCAGAAAG acctGATAATTGGGTGATTTTTGATACTTCTGATGAGAAACCATTGTTGCCAGTTCAACCAGATTTCAATACGGATACGTTAGCTGCTGCTGAAGTACCGATGCCTTTTCAGAAACGTAAAACGAGTCGTGTTTCAATACAAACAGTAAAACCTAATGACATTGACGTTTCAACTAATGAACCTACAAATACGGATTTGACAGTGACGACATTGACAACTGAACAGTCTTCAGAACCATTTGCAACAGaaatatctgacgaactttcgACTTCAGTAGAACTTTTGACAAAAGACTTTGAACAGGATATGTCGATGACAACAACTGACGAAACTGACTTTCCACTTTTATTGAACTCTAAGACAGAAAAAATATTAGAGACAGACAGTCTTGACGAATTAGGGAATTCTACAGACTTAACGAagactttttcaacagattcaCAGACTGATGAATTAACGACAGTAACGAATTTAACATGA
- the LOC129913693 gene encoding kelch-like protein 2 has product MILAAASKYFQTMFNGSFRESTDREVRIQIDSESLNMIIKYIYTASIELSTDSVVEILENAHLFELQTIADKYNLINLYEKSENYICDNFEVIYKEENEEFLNLDCDILNKLISSNKLQVESEEQVFNCIKSWVDHDRDNRTICYDTLLQNVRLPLINPVFITNVIQKVCESTECKMLINKTLQWHLLPQLRPVLFSEKLIQPRYPKHTLLAISGWASEDNLDVLQVGEFSFKLNRWSYTTWPAPPKRI; this is encoded by the exons ATGATCCTTGCTGCTGCaagtaaatattttcaaacaatGTTTAATGGATCATTTCGAGAATCAACCGATAGGGAAGTTAGAATCCAAATTGATAGTGAGTCATTGAATATGATCATCAAGTATATTTACACAGCTTCGATTGAGCTTTCAACTGATTCAGTAGTTGAAATTCTAGAAAATGCACATCTCTTCGAATTGCAAAC TATTGCTGATAAATATAATctaattaatttgtatgaaaaatcagAGAACTACATTTGTGATAATTTCGAAGTAATTTACAAAGAAGAAAACGAAGAATTTTTAAACCTGGATtgtgatattttaaataaacttaTTTCGAGTAATAAGTTGCAGGTAGAATCCGAGGAGCAAGTCTTTAACTGCATTAAATCTTGGGTGGATCATGACCGAGATAATCGAACAATATGCTACGATACACTCCTTCAGAATGTTCGTCTTCCACTGATAAATCCTGTTTTCATAACCAATGTCATACAAAAGGTTTGCGAGTCTACGGAATGCAAAATGCTTATCAATAAAACGTTGCAATGGCATTTATTGCCACAATTACGTCCGGTTTTGTTTTCTGAAAAACTCATTCAACCAAGATATCCAAAACACACTCTTTTGGCCATAAGTGGATGGGCCTCTGAAGACAATCTAGATGTTCTTCAAGTTGGagaatttagttttaaattaaatagatGGAGCTATACAACATGGCCAGCTCCTCCAAA GAGGAtatga